The Melitaea cinxia chromosome 6, ilMelCinx1.1, whole genome shotgun sequence genome has a window encoding:
- the LOC123654159 gene encoding esterase FE4-like: protein MNIVDQPAPEVVIEQGILSGKISADGTTFEYVGIPYATLNSSIRFQAPGPPPKWEGIYKAIYEIYECPQYTFLGVIGSEDCLKVNIYVPAFPKAKPHAVMVYIHGGSFILGNGGKLIYGPGFLVQKDVIVVTFNYRLGPLGFLCLRIKEAPGNAGLKDQIAALKWVKENIAAFGGDPDNITVFGESAGATSLSLLLLSEASAGLFNRAIVQSGSAFSNWAINRKPEFVASYLVSKLGYNTTDPKEIYEIFSKMNYKEITSINADTPIDLFFKTQILLLPCIEAKIPGVEPILTDLPYNIITRNPKNIDIIYGITSNEGLIVIAEETDKSIRDRSVRHLLGSDLSFDSENEMIEVANKIHKFYFGEDEISLKKYVNVTNLYSHLYFEMPAILESEYFLQNAKSKVYNYIFDYSGGRNVLKLHSTYWNEPGASHGDDLFYVFKGNLVPYTLFEEDKKVIHFITELWTNFAKYGNPTPDNSELPIKWSPSTKERLKFLYIDSKLRMGPMLNPEAYNLWKHICEKHRNFKI, encoded by the exons ATGAATATAGTGGACCAACCAGCGCCCGAAGTTGTGATCGAGCAAGGAATTTTGAGCGGTAAAATAAGCGCAGATGGGACCACTTTTGAATACGTCGGTATTCCTTACGCGACTTTGAACAGCAGCATCAGGTTTCAG GCTCCTGGTCCACCGCCAAAATGGGAAGGTATTTATAAAGCAATCTACGAAATATATGAATGTCCACAATATACTTTCCTTGGAGTGATCGGCTCTGAAGATTGCTTGAAAGTAAATATATACGTACCTGCATTTCCAAAAGCGAAACCTCACGCAGTTATGGTTTATATCCACGGAGGCTCATTTATTCTGGGAAATGGAGGCAAGCTTATCTATGGACCGGGTTTTTTAGTACAAAAAGATGTCATAGTAGTCACGTTTAACTATAGACTTGGGCCCCTCGGTTTTTTATGCTTAAGGATAAAGGAAGCTCCAGGAAACGCTGGGTTGAAAGATCAAATAGCTGCGTTGAAATGGGTTAAGGAAAACATCGCTGCATTTGGAGGCGATCCTGATAACATAACAGTATTTGGCGAGAGTGCTGGAGCTACATCACTTTCGTTGCTATTATTAAGCGAAGCTTCTGCTGGATTATTTAACAGAGCAATAGTTCAAAGCGGATCGGCATTTTCTAACTGGGCGATAAACAGAAAACCTGAATTTGTTGCTAGTTATCTTGTAAGCAAACTTGGTTACAATACAACAGATCCAAAAGAAATATAcgaaatattttctaaaatgaaTTACAAAGAAATAACTTCGATAAATGCAGATACACCTATTGatctattttttaaaacacaaattCTTTTATTACCGTGTATTGAAGCTAAAATTCCAGGAGTTGAACCAATTTTAACTGACTTACCTTACAATATTATCACACGAAATCCGAAgaatattgatattatatacGGTATAACTAGTAATGAGGGTTTGATAGTAATAGCAGAGGAGACTGATAAGAGTATTAGAGATAGGAGTGTGCGTCATTTATTGGGATCAGATCTTAGTTTTGATTCCGAAAATGAAATGATCGAGGTagcaaataaaatacacaaattttattttggtgAAGACGAAATTTCCTTAAAAAAGTACGTAAATGTTACAAATTTATACTCGCACTTGTATTTTGAGATGCCAGCAATTTTAGAGAGCGAGTACTTTCTTCAAAACGCAAAGTCAAAAGtgtataactatatttttgatTACTCTGGTGGGAGAAATGTTCTAAAACTTCACAGTACCTATTGGAATGAACCTGGTGCTAGTCATGGTGATGACCTATTTTATGTTTTCAAAGGAAACCTAGTTCCATATACTCTATTTGAAGaagataaaaaagttattcacTTTATAACGGAGCTGTGGACAAACTTCGCAAAATATgg TAATCCAACTCCAGATAACAGCGAGCTACCAATAAAATGGTCACCAAGCACAAAGGAAAGATTAAAATTCTTATACATCGACAGTAAACTAAGGATGGGTCCAATGCTGAATCCTGAGGCCTATAATTTGTGGAAACATATTTGTGAGAAACatcgaaattttaaaatataa